GTACACGCTCGAGATCAACGGCGAGCGGGTGGGGGACTACGCCATCACCCCGGGTTGGACGGACGCCGAGAAGACGGTGCTCTACGATACTTTTGACGTCACGGACCTTGTGAAGAGCGGCGCCAACGCGATGGGGCTCACGCTTTCGAGCGGCATGTACAACGTCGCCGAGCCAGAAGGCCGCTACACCAAGCTGGTGGGCCGTTACCGCCCGCTGACCGCCATCCTGCAGCTCCAGCTGGAATACGAAGACGGCTCAAAGGAAGTCGTCACCACCAACGACGATTGGGCGGTGCGCTCCGGCCCGACGACTTACAGCCACATGTATGGCGGCGAAGTCTACGACGCCCGCCTCGAGCCCGCAGGCTGGACGCAGCCCGGTTTCAAGGAAGACAGCTCGTGGCAGGCCGCCGCAGAGACCAAGGGCCCCGGCGGTAAGCTGCGTGGCGCTTCCTACGCCGCCCCGGCGGTCAAGGTGATCGAGACATTGGAGCCCGTCGCCCAAAAGGAACTGGAGCCCGGCAAGGTCGTCTACGATCTCGGCCAGAATGCCGCCCTCATGGTGCGCGTGAAGGTCAAGGGCCCCGCCGGCTCCATGGTGCGCGTCGAGCCCTCCGAGCTGGTGCACGAAGACGGCCGCATCGACCCCGGCAGCACCCGCGCGGGCCTCGCAAGCTGGGATTACATCCTCGACGGCAAGGGCGAGGAAAGCTGGCAGGCCAACTATTTCTACCACGGCGCCCGTTACCTGCAGGTCACGACCACCCCGGCCAAGGAGGGTGGGGCGATGCCTGAAGTGATCGAAATCGAGGGCCTGGTGACGCACGGCAGCGCGGAGCCGGTCGGCGAGTTCGCCACCTCCAGCGAGCTGTGGACCAAGACGCGCGAGCTGATCCGCTGGGCCCAGCGCAGCAACATGGTCAGCGTGTTGACCGACTGCCCGCACCGCGAACGCCTCGGCTGGCTGGAGCAATACCACCTCAACGGCCCATCGCTGCGCTACGAGTTCGACGTCACCTCGCTCTACCGCAAGACCTTTGGGGATATGGCCGACGCGCAGACCGAGCGTGGCCTGGTGCCGAGCACCTCACCCGAGTTTGTGGTGATGCCCGGAGACTTCCGCGATTCGCCGGAGTGGGGCAGCTCCCTCGTCCTCGCCGCCTGGCAGCAGTATCTCTACACCGGCGACGAAACGGCGTTCAAGGCCCAGTACAACCAGATGCAGGCCTACGAGGCTTATCTCGCGAGCAAGGCCGAGGGCCACATCCTCGACCACGGCCTGGGCGACTGGTACGACATCGGACCGGGCGCGCCGGGTTACGGCAAGCTGACCCCGCGTGCGTTGACCGCCACCGCGATTTACTACGAGCTGTGCCGCGAATTGGGCAAGATCTCGCAGATCCGCGGCCGCGTGGGTGAAGCTACCGCCTACGCCGAGCGCGCCGAGCACATCCGCAAGGCCTTCAACGACAAGTTCTTCAACGCCGATACGGGCAGCTACGCCACCGGCAGCCAGACGGCCAACGCGATGCCTTACGCCCTCGGTATGGTGCCCAAAGGTCGCGAAGCCGATGTATTTGCCGCCATCGTCAAGTCCATCGAGGCCAGCGACTACAGCATCACCGCTGGCGACGTGGGCCAC
This genomic stretch from Verrucomicrobiota bacterium JB022 harbors:
- a CDS encoding family 78 glycoside hydrolase catalytic domain; translated protein: MKLPFLIPASAAASVVFLASPALALEPYALTAEAMRNPLGLDASPTLSWKLKSDTRGDRQTAYQVLVASSADKLAADEGDLWDSGQKEGEDQIFVRYRGSSIGSGQEAFWKVRVWDADGEPGDWSETATWTMGLKSQNDWEASWIASPEWLKYDRPHLGYRSQPADDVNTPKWIQLDLGKTYTIDQIKLHGLRHTVSERLGLPQAYVIELANKPDFSDAKVVADTRDAPINMWISRHTIPVEQVKGRYFRLKAPVLRELNDEICLAFSQIEVNSKGQNVAIGAKVTASDSLEEGPWSASAVVDGKGLSSAFPLATETVIAREDFQVRPQLKRAVVFVSGQGQYTLEINGERVGDYAITPGWTDAEKTVLYDTFDVTDLVKSGANAMGLTLSSGMYNVAEPEGRYTKLVGRYRPLTAILQLQLEYEDGSKEVVTTNDDWAVRSGPTTYSHMYGGEVYDARLEPAGWTQPGFKEDSSWQAAAETKGPGGKLRGASYAAPAVKVIETLEPVAQKELEPGKVVYDLGQNAALMVRVKVKGPAGSMVRVEPSELVHEDGRIDPGSTRAGLASWDYILDGKGEESWQANYFYHGARYLQVTTTPAKEGGAMPEVIEIEGLVTHGSAEPVGEFATSSELWTKTRELIRWAQRSNMVSVLTDCPHRERLGWLEQYHLNGPSLRYEFDVTSLYRKTFGDMADAQTERGLVPSTSPEFVVMPGDFRDSPEWGSSLVLAAWQQYLYTGDETAFKAQYNQMQAYEAYLASKAEGHILDHGLGDWYDIGPGAPGYGKLTPRALTATAIYYELCRELGKISQIRGRVGEATAYAERAEHIRKAFNDKFFNADTGSYATGSQTANAMPYALGMVPKGREADVFAAIVKSIEASDYSITAGDVGHRYLLRALALGNRPDLVYKIHHRTDVPGYGWQVEHGKTSLTEAWDGGSSQNHFMLGHLNEWFYRSLVGIAPDPEAPGFKHIIIRPEPVEELSWAEATHDGPYGPIHVRWEQAADTFTLDVEVPPGSTATVHLPKRGDTLLEGGKPLAQVQGVTLANQDAETATLEVGSGHYTFVSTSRR